The DNA segment CTGGTTACAAACGAATAAGAGTACCGATATTTAATAAACTCATGTTTGATATAAGAGGTCGTTTCGGTATGCACCTAATAGAATCAAAATCAGTAGCAAAACATATTCTGTCAAATAAAGACAAACCGTCACTTTACTTATTAATTGCCGATCAATGTCCGAAAAAGATAAACGTGGATTATCAGATGACGTTTCTAAATCAGATGACATCCGTGTTATCCGGACCTGAAAAGTTAGCCTGTGCAACCCACTCGGCAGTTGTATATATCTATCTGACACGAAAACGAAGAGGTTTTTTTGAGGCTGTTTGTCAACCGATTTGTGAGAATGCAAAAGATACCCAACATTTTGGGATCACAAAAAAGTATATTGAACTATTGGAACAAAATATCCAAGATGACCCCAGTTGCTGGTTATGGACTCATAAACGATGGAAGAGATAACATATAATAGCTTATGCAAAATATCTACGAAATTATCGTCATTAAGAATTTCGTAGGTACGAATATTCTTCCCTCTTGAGGGATTTAAAGGGGTGTCCAGAAAGCAGGGTATGTGATGAAAAATATGGAAAATCGTATTTTCCGTCACTTTGTGGCACCTCCCTAAACACATAGAGGATAATAATTGATGAATTATAATCTAGAACTTAAAATATACGTGGTGTAGGTTTTTTTTTGAGAGTACAATAATATTTTTATCACATATATAATCAGTTCGTTTTTACGTACATTTTCAACTTTTTTAATTGGAATTTGTATTTTTATCATGTGCCCGTTTGATAAGTCGATAATTTTGTGTAAGTTTGCATTATAATTATGAACAATTAATGGAAGAACATAAGACATTGGGACTTCTTAAAAAGATAAATTACCCATCAGATTTACGCGAACTTAAGATAGAACAACTACCTGAGCTTTGTGCTGAATTAAGACAAGATATAATAAACGAATTGTCAGTAAACCCCGGACATCTGGCGTCAAGCCTTGGCGTCGTAGAACTTACAGTGGCTTTACATTATGTTTTTAATACCCCTTACGACCGCATAGTATGGGATGTGGGGCATCAGGCTTACGGACACAAGATTCTTACAGGAAGAAGAGAGCAATTCCAAACTAACCGCAAACTCAATGGAATTCGTCCATTCCCGTCTCCTTTTGAAAGCGAATACGACACTTTCGTTTGTGGACATGCATCTAATTCTATATCGGCGGCACTAGGTATGGCGGTTGCTTCTAAACTACAGGGTGAAAAAAGACATGTAGTTGCCATTATTGGAGATGGGGCAATGAGTGGAGGATTGGCTTTTGAGGGACTCAACAACGCCAGCACGACGCCTAACAATATGATTATCATTCTTAATGATAACAATATGAGTATCGACCGCAGCGTAGGTGGCATGAAACAATATCTGTTGGGGCTGAACACTAATGAGACTTATAACACTTTGCGTTATAAAGCATCCCAATGGCTATACTCAAGAGGGATGATGACTGACGACAGAAGAAAGGGACTTATAAGGCTCAGTAATGCATTCAAGTCGGCCATCAGCCATCAACAGAATATTTTTGAAGGCATGGACATCAGATATTTCGGTCCATTTGATGGACATAATGTCATAGACCTGGTAAGACTACTCAATTCTATAAAGAATATGCGAGGACCAAAACTGTTGCATATACATACCAAAAAGGGGAAAGGATACGAACCTGCAGAAAAGGCGGCTACGATATGGCATGCTCCAGGGAAGTTCTGTGTAGACACAGGTGAACGTATAGTAACAGATACGAGTGGAACTCCTCCGAAATTTCAGGATGTATTCGGAAACACACTATTGGAACTGGCTGAGAAGAACAAGAAAATAGTTGGTGTGACGCCTGCTATGCCTTCGGGATGCTCAATGAATATAATGATGAAAAGCATGCCTGACAGGACTTTTGATGTAGGTATCGCAGAAGGGCACTCTATAACGTTCTCCGGAGGTATGGCTAAAGACGGGTTGCTGCCATTCTGTAACATATACAGTGCTTTTTCTCAACGAGCATATGATAATATCATACATGATGTGGCCATACTTAAACTGAACGTAGTGATATGTCTTGACCGTGCCGGTCTGGTAGGAGAAGACGGTCCGACTCACCATGGAGCTTTTGAC comes from the Xylanibacter oryzae DSM 17970 genome and includes:
- a CDS encoding lysophospholipid acyltransferase family protein: MNYITKLTYQTLFSVLYLFSTMPMNVLYKISDLIFIIIFKLSNYREEVTIQNMSRAFPNKKYKEIQSIEKEFYQNFSDMFAEVVKSISISPLKQTCKLDIKGFEFVEEQVEKGNNVIACLGHCTNWEILNCLPSKINTDVYSGYKRIRVPIFNKLMFDIRGRFGMHLIESKSVAKHILSNKDKPSLYLLIADQCPKKINVDYQMTFLNQMTSVLSGPEKLACATHSAVVYIYLTRKRRGFFEAVCQPICENAKDTQHFGITKKYIELLEQNIQDDPSCWLWTHKRWKR
- the dxs gene encoding 1-deoxy-D-xylulose-5-phosphate synthase; amino-acid sequence: MEEHKTLGLLKKINYPSDLRELKIEQLPELCAELRQDIINELSVNPGHLASSLGVVELTVALHYVFNTPYDRIVWDVGHQAYGHKILTGRREQFQTNRKLNGIRPFPSPFESEYDTFVCGHASNSISAALGMAVASKLQGEKRHVVAIIGDGAMSGGLAFEGLNNASTTPNNMIIILNDNNMSIDRSVGGMKQYLLGLNTNETYNTLRYKASQWLYSRGMMTDDRRKGLIRLSNAFKSAISHQQNIFEGMDIRYFGPFDGHNVIDLVRLLNSIKNMRGPKLLHIHTKKGKGYEPAEKAATIWHAPGKFCVDTGERIVTDTSGTPPKFQDVFGNTLLELAEKNKKIVGVTPAMPSGCSMNIMMKSMPDRTFDVGIAEGHSITFSGGMAKDGLLPFCNIYSAFSQRAYDNIIHDVAILKLNVVICLDRAGLVGEDGPTHHGAFDLAFLRPIPNLTISSPMDEHELRKLMYTAQLKDMGPFVIRYPRGRGVCIEWKCPFEPIKVGTGRKLKDGKDIAVLTIGPIGNDALAAIKRAETERPDLSIALYDMRFLKPLDEKILSEVGENFSKIVTIEDGVSNGGMGSAVLEWMDDHNYTPKIKRLGLPDEFIEHGKVEELHKIVGIDVDSIKNALIK